From the Phyllopteryx taeniolatus isolate TA_2022b chromosome 20, UOR_Ptae_1.2, whole genome shotgun sequence genome, one window contains:
- the reck gene encoding reversion-inducing cysteine-rich protein with Kazal motifs: MRVCLQIIGFLFAANFDLPPLRAQDPSCCHHAAEFSPCKEACDQLATIKSESRLKHLLQRLPSYCPESMNELWVCINSTLPGVSRKSDSWVGLGCCELAISSECRRECRQASSKNDLTKLCKKVTENPLHSCITKNEMGSTCCSYAGRHTTCREYCQAIFRTDSTPTVSQINAVKEYCQSHSAQLLSCVANFTKSYPIRSPIDSLYCCDRAEATHCQVACRRILRTLSTEHEIMEGLIDECGSQPLPQDPMWQCFLGSAHPPSPTEKEVPHPAKMDCAKLHCCSKANTSLCRDMCQEISTNWGSQTWQDFDKLCEYNPVETELINCLADVREPCQLGCKDLSYCTNFNNRPTELFRSCNMQSDQGAMNDIKLWSNGTIKMPFMNIPVLDIRKCLPDMWKAVACSLQIKPCHSKSRGSVICKSDCVEILTQCGDRKHFNEEQTPERICELLSPIDDPERCIPLHRYLTPSSLGNSVVEEVIHPCNPNPCPSNHLCQVNRKGCLDELNCQPFLCVPGCKLGEASDFLVQQDTRLQVPTRSGPAGCYEVCTCGSSGRLENCVEMPCVDTSKPCIVGGQKKNHGVSFRLDCDTCFCFGGHPICSDRECLNIESSDEDRLHFTGLPCNCPDHFIPVCASNGRTYPSACVARCMGFKDHQFVFGQCRFTNPCASKPCQRNQRCIPKYQVCLSEMSDCLQYECIGRQLGCDKNSVEPVCDTDGLIHPSLCQLQQAGKTLAYMGHCQEACKSRQQVCGHNGETYNTVCEAYSDRVALDYEGHCQAVGAMSDMATDSACSLISCPRLSTAGCQPLTPPGACCPICASLLQVLWNKEQMNTFSKLNKNQPVSVHDVLQMLRLHVSVPQCDVFGYLSIGHELVILIAPVDQHPTPLQIEACSKEAEKIDSLINYASPTLVSHIPLSALVVSETKTSSVNSSGGTLLSPLHPALCFLLGLFLAAASSPQQL; the protein is encoded by the exons ATCCCTCCTGTTGCCACCATGCTGCCGAGTTCTCCCCTTGTAAAGAAGCTTGTGATCAG CTCGCCACTATAAAGAGTGAGTCTCGTTTGAAACATCTCCTGCAGAGATTGCCAAGTTACTGTCCAGAGTCAATG AATGAGCTGTGGGTTTGCATCAACTCTACACTTCCAG gAGTATCAAGAAAGTCAGACAGCTGGGTAGGGCTTGGTTGTTGTGAGCTGGCTATCTCATCGGAGTGCCGCAGGGAATGCAGACAG GCATCATCCAAAAATGACCTAacaaaattatgcaaaaaagtCACAGAG AATCCTCTACACAGCTGCATCACCAAAAATGAAA TGGGCTCCACGTGCTGCAGCTATGCGGGACGTCACACCACCTGTAGAGAGTACTGTCAGGCCATCTTCAGGACCGACTCAACCCCCACCGTGTCTCAAATCAACGCCGTCAAAGAGTACTGTCAGAGCCACAGTGCTCAACTCCTCAGCTGTGTCGCTAATTTCACCAAGTCCTACCCAATACGCAGCCCTATAGACA GTCTGTACTGCTGTGACCGGGCGGAGGCTACCCACTGCCAGGTGGCTTGCCGGCGAATCCTCCGTACCTTGAGCACAGAGCATGAGATCATGGAGGGTTTGATCGATGAGTGTGGCTCCCAGCCTCTCCCCCAAGATCCCATGTGGCAGTGCTTTCTGGGAAGTGCCCATCCCCCATCCCCAACTGAAAAAGAAGTCCCACATCCTGCCAAAATGGACTGTGCCAAACTGCACTGCTGCTCCAAGGCCAACACCTCACTCTGCAG GGACATGTGTCAAGAGATTAGCACAAACTGGGGCAGCCAAACGTGGCAAGACTTTGACAAGCTGTGTGAGTACAACCCAGTGGAGACTGAGCTGATCAACTGCCTGGCTGATGTAAGAGAGCCCTGCCAGTTGGGGTGCAAGGATCTCTCCTATTGCACCAACTTCAACAATAG GCCCACAGAGCTGTTTCGCAGCTGTAACATGCAGTCAGACCAAGGAGCTATGAATGACATCAAGCTGTGGTCCAATGGAACAATCAAAATGCCTTTTATGAACATTCCTGTTCTGGACATCAGGAAGTGTCTGCCGGATATGTGGAAGGCGGTTGCTTGCTCCCTGCAGATCAAACCGTGTCATAGCAAGTCCAGAGGGAGCGTCATATGCAA GTCGGATTGTGTGGAAATCCTGACCCAATGTGGGgacagaaaacattttaacGAGGAACAAACTCCTGAGAGGATATGTGAGCTGTTGTCGCCCATTGACGACCCTGAACGCTGCATCCCCCTCCACAGATACCTCA CCCCAAGTTCCCTGGGAAATAGTGTGGTTGAAGaggtcatccatccatgcaaccctaacccttgcCCGAGCAACCACTTATGCCAGGTCAACAGAAAGGGTTGCCTTGATGAGCTCAACTGTCAGCCATTTCTCTGCGTGCCAG GCTGTAAACTCGGCGAGGCTTCGGATTTTCTGGTGCAACAGGACACACGTTTACAGGTGCCGACTCGCAGTGGTCCGGCCGGGTGCTATGAAGTCTGCACTTGTGGTTCAAGTGGGCGCCTGGAGAACTGTGTGGAGATGCCTTGTGTGGACACCAGCAAGCCTTGCATTGTTGgaggacagaaaaaaa ATCACGGGGTATCTTTCAGGCTAGACTGTGACACCTGCTTCTGCTTCGGTGGCCACCCCATCTGTTCTGACAGAGAATGTCTCAACATTGAAAGCTCAGATGAAGACCGCCTACATTTTACTG GTCTTCCATGTAACTGTCCAGACCACTTCATCCCAGTGTGTGCTTCCAACGGCCGCACATATCCTAGTGCATGTGTGGCACGCTGTATGGGTTTCAAGGACCATCAGTTTGTGTTTGGCCAGTGCCGTTTCACTAACCCCTGTGCCAGTAAACCCTGCCAGAGAAACCAGAG GTGTATCCCAAAATATCAAGTTTGCCTGAGCGAAATGTCGGACTGCCTGCAGTATGAATGCATCGGCCGGCAGTTGGGTTGCGACAAGAACAGTGTGGAGCCAGTCTGCGATACTGACGGTCTCATTCACCCCAGTCTGTGCCAACTGCAACAAGCCGGGAAAACTCTTGCCTATATGGGTCACTGTCAG GAAGCCTGCAAGAGTCGGCAGCAAGTTTGTGGGCACAATGGCGAGACCTATAATACGGTGTGTGAGGCCTACTCAGACCGGGTGGCTCTTGACTACGAGGGACACTGTCAGGCTGTGGGGGCCATGTCTGACATGGCAACTGACTCTGCCTGCAGTCTAATTTCCTGTCCACGTTTGTCTACAGCGGGCTGCCAGCCTCTCACACCCCCAG GAGCCTGCTGCCCAATCTGTGCCAGTCTGCTGCAAGTCCTCTGGAACAAGGAACAAATGAACACTTTCTCTAAG CTAAATAAGAACCAGCCAGTGTCAGTCCACGATGTCCTTCAAATGCTGCGACTTCACGTCTCCGTCCCACAGTGTGATGTCTTTGGCTACCTCAGTATTGGTCACGAGCTGGTGATCCTCATTGCGCCAGTCGACCAGCATCCAACGCCTCTgcag ATTGAAGCCTGCAGTAAGGAAGCCGAGAAGATAGATTCCCTCATCAACTACGCCAGTCCAACACTCGTCTCTCACATTCCCCTCTCTGCTCTCGTTGTCTCTGAGACCAAGACGTCTTCCGTCAACTCCTCCGGGGGAACTCTGCTATCGCCCTTGCACCCCGCCTTGTGCTTTCTCCTGGGTCTTTTTTTGGCTGCAGCCTCAAGCCCTCAACAGTTGTAA